The genomic DNA GCGGCACTCCCAGCAGATTGGTGGTGAGCACCGAGTCGCCGTTCCGATCCTGGAACACCGCGACTCCGTAGCGCCCCGCCGGCAGCCCGGCGAAAACCGCCGTCACCTCCGTCCCCGACGCCTCCAGGATTTGCCCGGCGAAGCGCCGTTCCGCCCGGTAGGCGTCGGCGCCGTCATACAGCGCGACCCACAGCTTGCCCTGTTGGGGCTTGACGTTGCCGATGGTTGCGCGAAGCTCCCCCGCGCAGACTCCCGCCGCGGCGAGCGTCAACGCCACCGCGCCGACCAACCCCGATCCGATCCGACATGCGGCTCCCATTTCCTGTCCCTTTCCTTCGCCGTGGGCGAACCGTCGCCTTTCCGAGCCGGTCCCTTCCATGCCTGAAGGAGCGGGCGGAGGGCCACCGCCGCTGCGGGACCGGCGGGTTGCGGCTTCGCCAAACGCCGGGACCGGCGGTTCACGATGCGTGAAACGGAGGTTCCTGCAATGGGGCAGCCTCGCACGCCCTACCGCCACCGGCTGCTGGGCCGGCGCCTGCCGGTGCTGCTGGCCGCCGCGCTGGTGCTGACCCTGCTGGGTCCGTTCGGCACCTTCGCGGATCTGACGCTGGCGCAGCGGCTGGCGTACTGGTGCGGGCTGATCGGACTGGGCGGTCTCGCCTTCGAGCTTCTGACCCTGGCCGCCGGCCATCGGCTGCGGGAGCGGGCGGGAGCGTGGCGCGCCATGCTGGCCGGGGTGGTCCTGGCGGTGGCGGCGCTGATGACGCTGACCGTGGCGCTGCTTGAACGGACATTGCGCGGGATGGATTTCTTGCGCCCGCTGGGGTTGGCGGAGCTGTTCGTCTACGTCGTCCTCGTCACCCTGCTGGTGTCCGCCATTCCGGTCTGGCTGGAACTGCGCGACCGCGGGCTTCTCGCCGGCCCCACGCCGCCGCCTTCCCCGCCCGCCCCGGACGACGCGCCGGCATTCCCCCCGGCGGAGCGGGCGGAGCCTGCCTTCCTCGCCCGCCTGCCCGCGCGGCTCGGCCGGGACCTGCTGGCGCTGGAGATGGAGGACCATTACGTCCGCGCCCACACGGCGGAAGGCAGCGACCTGATTCTGATGCGGCTGCGCGACGCCATCGCGGAACTGGCCGGGCTGGACGGGATGCAGGTCCACCGCTCCCACTGGGTCGCCGCTGCGGCCGTCGCCGGGGTGGAACGCAAGCCGGACGGCAAGCTGGTGCTGGTCCTGCGCGACGGCCGTCGCGTGCCGGTCAGCCGCAGCCATGCGGCGGCGGTCCGCGAGGCGGGCTGGGTGGATAAAGCGGGGCCGTGACCAGACTCCACGGAACACACGACTACATTGCAAATCCCGTTCAGTTGCCAGACACCCCACGCAATAACGGGATCCTTGTCCATCCCATCGGCCACCAATTACCTTTTCATCATTGTTAGATCATTAGAAATGCCGACACCATAAGGACATTTATTCAAAAATCTCCTTCAACACACCGGCCCGATGACATATCATCGAATTCAAGGGTATTTTCCCAACAAGCACACGGAAAACACTAAAGCAATACAGGCAACAACAGGGCCAATCTTAGGCCCATAACACGACGTTCTTTTCGCATTCCGGATTTGTCAGGGGGCAATCACGCCGCCCTCCCTCGCATAGCCGACATCCCTACGCTCATTGCCGCTCGCCCCCGCCGCAGAACCGGGTTCGGGACCGCCGACCCGCGTCTCCGTTCCACCCAAACCTTGCGGGTCCCATGACGTACCGCCCTGACATCGACGGCCTTCGCGCGGTATCAATCCTTTCGGTCCTGCTGTTCCACGCGAAGTTTTCCCTGTTCAGCGGCGGATACATCGGCGTCGATGTGTTCTTCGTGATCTCCGGCTACCTCATCGGCTCGATCGTTCTGAACGACGCGCAGCGCGGCACCTTTTCCCTGGCCGGCTTCTATGTCCGCCGCATCCGCCGAATCCTTCCCGCCCTGTTCGCGGCGCTGGCGGTCACCGCGGCACTCGCCCTGTTTTTGCTGTCGCCCCAAGAGTTGAAGAGCTTTTCCCAGAACCTCGCCGCGACCACGCTGTTCTCGTCCAACATCATCTATTATCTGAAATCCAGTTACTTCGAAAACGCGGCGGAGATGAGCCCGCTTCTTCACACCTGGTCGCTGGGGGTGGAGCAGCAATTCTACATCGTCTTTCCCCTCGCCCTGCTGGCTTTGCTCCCGTACGGGCGTTCGGTATGGATTGCCGTTCTAGGGGCGGCAGCGGCGGCGTCCTTCGCCTTGAGCGTGTTCCTGGTGCGGGATCATCCGGTGGCGGCCTTCTACCTGCTGCCGCCCCGGCTGTGGGAACTGGTGCTGGGCGCCCTTCTCGCCTTCGGCGCCGTTCCGGACTTCCGCGGCCGCGCGGCGCGGGAACTGGCGTCCGCCCTCGGCGCCGCCCTGATCCTCGTCGGCGTGTTCACCTTGACGGAAGCAACGGCCTTTCCGGGCTACGCCGCGCTGCTGCCCTGCCTGGGGGCGGCGCTGGTCATCCACGCGGGGCGGAGCGGTCCGACGGCGGTCGGGGCGCTGCTGACGCTGCGCCCCGTGGTCTTCATCGGCCTGATCTCCTACTCGATGTACATCTGGCATTGGCCGCTGATGGTCTTCGCGCGGTTCTACAAAGGGCGGGACCTGACCACCAAGGAAACGCTGATCCTTCTCGCGGTCATCGCCGCGGTGTCCGTGCTGTCCTGGCGACTGATCGAAATTCCCTTCCGCAAACCCAGGGCAAATCTCGGGGCGGAGTCGGGGCGCCGGCCGTCCACGGTCTTCGCCCGGACCGGCTGGGCCATGGCGGGGCTGGCGGGGGTCGGGCTGCTCGGCCATCTGTCCAACGGGCTGCCGCAGCGCTTCGCCGACTACGCGCCGCAGGACATATCGGGGCGGGAACTCTACAAGGAGCACACCTGCTTCCTTGAGACAGACCAGCCGCCGGAAGCGTGGCCGGGCATGGAGGGTTGCCGGATCGGTTCCCTGAAGGCGGAGGCGCCCACCGCCCTGCTCTGGGGTGATTCCTTCGCCGCCCACTATGTGCCGGGGCTTCAGACCGTCGCCGACACCCTGCCCTTCAACATCGTCCAATACACCGCGTCCGGCTGCCCGCCCATCAAGGATCTGTCCGTCAACACCCGCCCGAACTGCCAGGAGTTCAACCGCCGCGTCGACGAGATCATCGACCGCAACGGCATCCGCATCGTCATCATGGCGGCGCGGTGGGAATGGTACATGGACACGAACGCCCTCGATCTCCGCCGCCTGCACGAGACCGTGGACGCGCTGCTGAACCGGGGCATCCGCATCGTGGTGCTGGGGCAGAGTCCGGTGTTCCGCTTCCGCAACCCCTACGACCACACCTATTTCATGAAATCGGAGCGGGCCTATTCGATCACCGGCCAAGCCACCGACCAGCCGCTGATCACCGCGACGCAAGGCGCGCGGTTCATCGACACCTCCGACTATTTCTGTGACCCCGATCCCTGCAAAGCCCTGCCGCTCTGCAGGATCAGGGACGACCAGGGCTTCTACTTCCTGGACCAAGGCCATTTCTCGGCCCATGGCAGCACCCTGCTCGTGCAGAGCATCCAGGAGGTTCTGCGCGCCCCCGATCAAACCTACGGAGAGTGAGGCCCCGCAAGGACGCCGTGCAGCGGGAAGGCGGTGCCGCCCCCCGCTGCGCCGGCGTCCATCACTTCGCCAGGTTGCGCAGGACGAAGTTCAGCACGCCACCGTTCCGGTAATACTCGACCTCGTCCACCGTATCGATGCGCAGCAGCAGCGGCACCTGCCGGGTCTGCCCGTCGGCGCGGGTGATGGTCATCGTCACGTCCTTGCGCGGGCGCAGGTCCTGCTCGATGCCGTCGATGTCGAAGGTCTCGGTGCCGTCCAGCGCCAGATCGTTGCGGGTCAGCCCGTCCTTGAACTGGAGCGGCAGGATGCCCATCCCGACGAGGTTGGAGCGGTGGATGCGCTCGAAGCTCTCGGCGATCACGGCGCGGATGCCCAGCAGCTTGGTCCCCTTGGCCGCCCAGTCGCGGCTGGAGCCGGTGCCGTACTCCTTGCCGGCGATCACCACCAGCGGCACGCCCTCCTGGGCGTAGCGCATCGCCGCGGTGTAGATCGGCAACTGCTCGCCCGAGGGATAGTGCCGGGTCTCGCCGCCCTCCACGCCCGCCAGCATCTCGTTGCGGATGCGGATGTTGGCGAAGGTGCCGCGCATCATCACCTCGTGGTTGCCGCGCCGCGCGCCGTAGGAGTTGAAGTCCTGCGGGCGCACCTGATGGCTCAGCAGATACTCGCCGGCCGGGCTGGTCTTCTTGATCGAGCCGGCGGGAGAGATGTGGTCGGTGGTGATGCTGTCACCCAGCACGGCCAGCGCGCGGGCGCCCCGCACGTCGCTCACCGCCTCGGGGGTCTTGGGCATGTCGGCGAAGAAGGGCGGCAGCTTCACGTAGGTGCTGCCCGCCTGCCACTCGTAGGTCTGGCCCTCGGCGGTCTGGATGCCGCGCCACTGCGCCGGCCCTTCGAACACGTTGCCGTAGCGGCTGCGGAACATCTCCGCCGACAGCGAAGCGTCGATGGCGTCCTGGACCTCCTGGTTGGTCGGCCAGATGTCCTTCAGATAGACGGGCTGGCCGTCATGGCCGGTGCCGATGGGGTCCTTGGTCAGGTCG from Azospirillum brasilense includes the following:
- a CDS encoding acyltransferase family protein codes for the protein MTYRPDIDGLRAVSILSVLLFHAKFSLFSGGYIGVDVFFVISGYLIGSIVLNDAQRGTFSLAGFYVRRIRRILPALFAALAVTAALALFLLSPQELKSFSQNLAATTLFSSNIIYYLKSSYFENAAEMSPLLHTWSLGVEQQFYIVFPLALLALLPYGRSVWIAVLGAAAAASFALSVFLVRDHPVAAFYLLPPRLWELVLGALLAFGAVPDFRGRAARELASALGAALILVGVFTLTEATAFPGYAALLPCLGAALVIHAGRSGPTAVGALLTLRPVVFIGLISYSMYIWHWPLMVFARFYKGRDLTTKETLILLAVIAAVSVLSWRLIEIPFRKPRANLGAESGRRPSTVFARTGWAMAGLAGVGLLGHLSNGLPQRFADYAPQDISGRELYKEHTCFLETDQPPEAWPGMEGCRIGSLKAEAPTALLWGDSFAAHYVPGLQTVADTLPFNIVQYTASGCPPIKDLSVNTRPNCQEFNRRVDEIIDRNGIRIVIMAARWEWYMDTNALDLRRLHETVDALLNRGIRIVVLGQSPVFRFRNPYDHTYFMKSERAYSITGQATDQPLITATQGARFIDTSDYFCDPDPCKALPLCRIRDDQGFYFLDQGHFSAHGSTLLVQSIQEVLRAPDQTYGE
- a CDS encoding LytTR family DNA-binding domain-containing protein, which produces MGQPRTPYRHRLLGRRLPVLLAAALVLTLLGPFGTFADLTLAQRLAYWCGLIGLGGLAFELLTLAAGHRLRERAGAWRAMLAGVVLAVAALMTLTVALLERTLRGMDFLRPLGLAELFVYVVLVTLLVSAIPVWLELRDRGLLAGPTPPPSPPAPDDAPAFPPAERAEPAFLARLPARLGRDLLALEMEDHYVRAHTAEGSDLILMRLRDAIAELAGLDGMQVHRSHWVAAAAVAGVERKPDGKLVLVLRDGRRVPVSRSHAAAVREAGWVDKAGP
- a CDS encoding DUF2141 domain-containing protein; this encodes MGAACRIGSGLVGAVALTLAAAGVCAGELRATIGNVKPQQGKLWVALYDGADAYRAERRFAGQILEASGTEVTAVFAGLPAGRYGVAVFQDRNGDSVLTTNLLGVPREPYGFSGGATGGAFGPPAFDAFALEVPDGGTVTTMVPLTE